The nucleotide sequence AGCAGCCAAAACAGTACTAGTCCGCGTTTTTTACACTCAAGAATAACTTCGGAAGTAATTTCGGCCGATTCCAGCATTAGGGCAAGCATTAAACCTTTTCCCCTTATTTCTTTAATCATGGGATGTACCAGGAGCGATCTGAAAAGTTTTTCTTTCTGAAGTGTTTCTGAAATGAGATTGGTCTCCAGAAGTTCTTTTAAGGTAGCCAACGCTGCTGAGGCGATCACTGCATTACCGCCAAAGGTGGTAATATGGCCCAGTTTAGGCTGATCACTCAACACCATCATATGTTCCTTAGAGGCCGTAAATGCACCAATGGGTAATCCACCTCCCATACCTTTTCCCATGACCAGTATATCGGGTACTATATCAAAATGTTGAAATCCGAACAGCTTTCCCGTACGGCCAAAACCGGGTTGCACTTCATCAAGGATAAGGAGTGTTCCTGTATTCTTACACCGTTCTTTTACTTTGTTCAGATAATTTTCCTCTGGAAGAATAAATCCGGCACCACCCTGTATGGTCTCCAGAATTACTGCTGCCGTTTTTTCGGTAATTTTTTCAAGATCACCTTCATCATTAAAGACAATAGCGTGACAATCGGGGAGTAGGGGTCCGAAAGGTGTTTTACGCTCTTCATAGCCCATAATGCTTAAAGATCCCAGCGTATTTCCGTGATAAGCATATTCGGCATATAGTATTTCTGAACGACCTGTAACTCTTCTTGCCAGTTTTAATGCTCCCTCTATGGCCTCGGTGCCACTGTTTACTAAATATGTGGATTCTAAGGGTGCTGGCAATTGCTCGGCTAACAATTTGGTTAACGCTACAGCAGGTTCTTGAATATATTCACCATATACCATCACATGCGAATAGGTTTCCATCTGTTCCTGAACGGCTTTTACCACACGTGGATGACAATGCCCCAATGTACAAGCCGAAACTCCTGCCACAAAATCCAGATGTTTATTCCCCGAAGTGTCGTAAATGTAACTTCCTTTGGCATGAGAAACTTCCATCGCCAAGGGATGTGGAGTGGTTTGAGCCTGATATTTAAAAAAATCCTGGTGCATTATATTGTGCAATTGCTAATGTTTTCCTTCGGAAGTGGAATTATCCCGTTTCCGTTTAGGCGGAATCGCATTATTTGGATCCGGAATCGTATCCCGGGTCATGGGTTTTGGATCATTTTCACGATTTTGAAGATCCTCGGGTTTTAATTTAGAATCCTTTGGAAGTTCAATTTCATCTATTGGAATATCATCAAAAAATTCTCCTTCGTCCTTGGGAAGTGGTATCCCTTTTATTTTAGGTAATATGGGTGCCGGTTTGCCCTTGAACAGATCTTGTACACTCAACAACCGTTCCTCACCCCGCCATTGGAAGCCGGGTAATATCCTGGCATTTTCGGGAAACTGAGATGGAGGATAGACTTTACCTTTTGCCTGTTTAATAAAGCGAATCCCTGCGATCTGCTGGGTTTCCAGATACATTTGAATTGAACTGGAAACGGTGTTGTTAATTCCTACTAACTCCTGTTTATCGT is from Constantimarinum furrinae and encodes:
- a CDS encoding aspartate aminotransferase family protein, yielding MHQDFFKYQAQTTPHPLAMEVSHAKGSYIYDTSGNKHLDFVAGVSACTLGHCHPRVVKAVQEQMETYSHVMVYGEYIQEPAVALTKLLAEQLPAPLESTYLVNSGTEAIEGALKLARRVTGRSEILYAEYAYHGNTLGSLSIMGYEERKTPFGPLLPDCHAIVFNDEGDLEKITEKTAAVILETIQGGAGFILPEENYLNKVKERCKNTGTLLILDEVQPGFGRTGKLFGFQHFDIVPDILVMGKGMGGGLPIGAFTASKEHMMVLSDQPKLGHITTFGGNAVIASAALATLKELLETNLISETLQKEKLFRSLLVHPMIKEIRGKGLMLALMLESAEITSEVILECKKRGLVLFWLLFEPKAVRITPPLTITDDEIKEGCAILTEVLTSVSKKYPSA